The following coding sequences are from one Methanohalophilus halophilus window:
- a CDS encoding ribose-phosphate diphosphokinase codes for MKIIAGPASQLLASRVAQQLNTPPTICDYKRFPDGELYTRIRDDSIDDVTIIQSTPTDSDYVALLQLIDACEEAPTINVVIPYMGYARQDKVFNRGEPVSARAIARTINADRVFTVNIHERSILEHFNADSFDLDASHLIGNHIRSLNLTDPLIISPDVGALELAKSASADIGIPYEQLEKTRHNGESVTIAEKEIDVSGRDLILLDDMIATGGTMSESIRMLKEQGAADIYVACIHPVLARNAVVRLYNAGVKEIISTDTLEKPQSSISVAPLIADTLKSL; via the coding sequence GTGAAAATAATAGCCGGACCAGCTTCCCAATTGCTTGCCTCCAGAGTGGCACAGCAACTCAATACGCCTCCCACAATATGTGACTATAAAAGATTCCCTGACGGGGAACTGTATACCCGCATCAGGGATGACAGCATCGATGATGTTACTATCATACAGAGCACACCTACAGATAGCGATTATGTAGCCTTGCTACAATTAATAGATGCTTGTGAGGAAGCACCAACCATCAACGTTGTAATACCCTATATGGGATATGCCAGACAGGACAAAGTCTTCAACCGGGGAGAACCCGTCAGTGCGCGTGCAATTGCCAGAACCATTAACGCTGACAGGGTTTTCACGGTAAACATACATGAGAGGAGCATACTTGAACATTTCAATGCCGATTCCTTTGACCTTGACGCTTCACACTTGATCGGGAATCATATACGTTCCCTGAACCTGACAGATCCACTCATAATCTCCCCGGATGTCGGTGCCCTCGAACTTGCAAAAAGTGCATCTGCAGATATAGGCATTCCCTACGAACAACTTGAAAAAACAAGGCATAACGGAGAAAGTGTAACGATTGCTGAAAAAGAGATTGATGTGAGCGGAAGGGACCTGATACTGCTGGACGACATGATTGCAACCGGTGGTACCATGTCAGAATCTATCCGTATGCTTAAAGAGCAGGGTGCAGCAGACATATATGTTGCCTGTATACACCCCGTACTTGCACGCAATGCTGTGGTGCGTCTTTACAATGCCGGTGTCAAGGAGATTATATCCACTGATACCCTTGAAAAACCACAGAGCAGTATTTCGGTAGCCCCCCTGATAGCCGACACCCTTAAAAGCCTCTAA
- the moaC gene encoding cyclic pyranopterin monophosphate synthase MoaC, which produces MGEFTHIKDGHVHMVDVSEKSQVKRSALARGSIFLCEETIGEIQKGDVEKGNVLATARIAAIMAVKKTPELIPMCHQIPITGIDMDFEIREDRITVDLSVKSRGQTGVEMEAITGVSCALLAIWDMVKALEKDATGNYPHTRITDIGVIHKVKES; this is translated from the coding sequence GTGGGAGAATTCACTCACATCAAGGATGGCCATGTCCATATGGTAGACGTGTCCGAAAAAAGTCAAGTGAAACGCAGTGCTCTTGCCCGGGGCAGTATATTCCTTTGTGAAGAAACCATTGGAGAAATCCAAAAGGGAGATGTCGAAAAGGGCAATGTACTGGCCACCGCCCGCATTGCCGCCATAATGGCTGTCAAAAAGACTCCTGAGCTCATTCCTATGTGCCACCAGATCCCGATAACCGGTATCGACATGGATTTTGAGATACGTGAGGACAGGATTACTGTTGACCTGTCGGTCAAATCCAGAGGCCAGACCGGCGTGGAAATGGAAGCAATTACAGGCGTAAGCTGTGCCCTCCTTGCAATATGGGACATGGTCAAGGCACTTGAAAAGGATGCAACCGGAAACTATCCCCATACCCGGATCACTGATATTGGGGTAATCCATAAAGTGAAAGAAAGCTGA
- a CDS encoding bifunctional ADP-dependent NAD(P)H-hydrate dehydratase/NAD(P)H-hydrate epimerase produces the protein MQSITPDRMKAIDTNCTHLGLKGIQLMENAGAAIARKVLSLDAHNNVLIVAGRGNNGGDAFVAARHLSYYDNISVRVVLAGKATGIRTNDALENFNLLKHCGINDLAEITDSTQSGIFQWFKEADVIVDGLLGMSIRGPAREPVATLIDAINTGNSYVVAVDTPSGLDPATGEIENTVMADTTLTFHRMKTGLENQGEYTGDVEVVNIGVCRDAEDAVNWGDLEPLLKRHIDSHKGQSGRVLIIGGGRYSGAPALSAMAALRTGADIVTIASPANVSDTIASFSPNLIVRKLSSDLLHTKDIDVLKDLIHAHDVVVIGMGLGNEEKIRQAIHQILPLCKKVVVDADALNGLQLPSPENCEMILTPHSRELTGLIGKEVEKELPARAKMLQDFCRENEVITVLKGKTDIISDGRYIRHNYSGNAGMSVGGTGDVLTGIVGALFCRTDALNAACCAAFVNGEAGDVAFAKKGYGLLATDVIEHITDIMKQ, from the coding sequence ATGCAATCTATTACACCTGACAGAATGAAAGCCATAGACACAAACTGCACACATCTGGGATTGAAAGGGATACAGCTTATGGAAAATGCAGGAGCTGCAATTGCACGTAAAGTGTTATCCCTGGATGCTCACAACAATGTATTGATTGTGGCAGGAAGGGGAAATAATGGCGGCGATGCATTTGTTGCTGCCCGCCATCTAAGTTATTATGATAATATCAGTGTTAGGGTGGTCCTGGCGGGGAAAGCAACCGGCATAAGAACAAATGACGCATTGGAAAATTTCAATTTATTGAAACATTGTGGTATTAATGACCTGGCTGAAATTACGGATTCTACACAATCCGGCATTTTCCAATGGTTCAAAGAAGCGGATGTCATTGTAGACGGCCTGCTTGGCATGAGCATCCGGGGACCTGCCAGGGAACCTGTAGCTACATTAATAGATGCCATAAATACCGGCAATTCCTATGTGGTTGCAGTAGACACTCCCTCAGGCCTTGATCCTGCTACTGGTGAGATTGAGAATACTGTCATGGCAGATACAACCCTGACATTCCACAGAATGAAAACCGGACTCGAAAATCAGGGTGAATACACAGGAGATGTCGAAGTTGTTAATATCGGTGTTTGCAGGGACGCAGAAGATGCTGTAAACTGGGGGGATCTGGAACCTCTGCTCAAACGACATATTGATTCACATAAAGGACAGTCCGGCAGGGTACTTATAATCGGAGGAGGCAGATACTCCGGAGCACCAGCCCTGTCAGCAATGGCTGCCCTGCGCACTGGTGCAGACATCGTGACCATTGCATCCCCGGCAAATGTTTCGGATACAATTGCCTCATTTTCCCCCAACCTCATTGTCAGGAAATTATCCTCTGACCTCCTGCATACAAAAGATATTGATGTCTTAAAAGACCTTATTCATGCACACGATGTGGTGGTTATTGGAATGGGGCTGGGCAACGAAGAAAAAATACGTCAGGCAATACACCAAATCCTTCCTTTATGCAAGAAAGTTGTTGTGGACGCAGATGCCCTTAATGGATTACAACTACCCTCTCCTGAAAATTGTGAAATGATACTTACACCCCATTCCCGGGAATTAACCGGACTTATAGGAAAAGAGGTTGAAAAAGAACTGCCTGCAAGAGCCAAAATGTTACAGGATTTTTGCCGGGAAAATGAAGTTATAACCGTCCTTAAGGGAAAAACCGATATAATTTCTGACGGCAGATACATAAGACATAACTATAGCGGAAATGCAGGTATGTCCGTTGGCGGCACAGGAGATGTGCTCACGGGAATCGTTGGTGCCCTGTTCTGTCGCACGGATGCGTTGAATGCCGCTTGCTGTGCAGCATTTGTTAATGGAGAGGCAGGAGATGTTGCTTTTGCAAAAAAGGGGTACGGATTGCTGGCAACCGATGTGATCGAACATATTACAGACATTATGAAACAATGA